The Sesamum indicum cultivar Zhongzhi No. 13 linkage group LG9, S_indicum_v1.0, whole genome shotgun sequence genome segment ACCACGCAGCAGTGGTAACTAAGTGAAGATTAAACactttttctacaaaattttcaccaaaaaaGTCTCTTTCAGTTGTAAACTTACCATTATCTATCGTCATTTACCTTAAtactaatagaaaaatattataaaatctttttatttgactTTACAATAAGGATGTGACGATGCCATCTGTTGAGATTGCGTCGTACAATCACAATCCTTGCTCTTGATgattaattctttcttttgtggCTTTTgggtttttcctttttctttttaattcatttattcaaAAGCCTCTCAATGTGTACAGTGTTCcgcttttaatttttttctcccttCTGAAATAACAGCCAATTaacatctttttcttctcccaaaggaaagaagaaaatactGATAAAAAGATaccatgaaatttgacattCATGTAGCAAGTGTAGCAAAGCTGCTCTCAGGTGAGAAAAGATTCAAAAGAACCTGCATGTGAAAGGTAATTGCTCTAGGGTGCATATTTTGGAATAACCATTCACTGAGATTCAATTGCAATTAACATTCTTCTGGGAATGCATATTTTGGAACAACCATTCACTGAGATTCAATTGCAATTAACATACTTCTGGGAATTTCGTGCCCCTCACCTGAATAGCAACGTAATCTTAGTTGTGAATCAACGGGTAAAGAAATGATCATATCGTAAAATGAAATGCAGGTATCACCGCGTATGATGTAACAATTGAACATGTTAAAGGACATATGAAAGAACATCACCAAATGAAGTGGTGCTGACCCCTGGTATTCCAGAATGTGCAGAAGGGGAGAGGGAGATAGGAAAAGAAATCATGTTATGAAACAACATGCCATTAGGGGAAATGGACTTTACAGGAgtttgtttacttttatttgGTCAATCTGCTCAATGAAATTTCATCTCAATCCTGCACTTCTTCAGGTTTTGTCTTGCTTGATCTCAGATACCATCCAGTAGCAGCAGCAATAGTAGCAATACCAGCTACAACAGCATAGTTTCTGTATTTATCAGTTGAGACGTTAGGAGTTGAAGAGGTCTGGCCACTAGGTTTAGCATCAGCTACAGACGCTGAGCCTCCTGAACTTGTTGCGGGAGTTTCATCTGGTTTGGGGCCCTTGAAGCAGTCAACCATTAAGCATGGGTAGAAGATAGGAAATGATTATCCAAGGTAATGAGAGGtaaacagaaaagaaatagGACATACCACAAACGTCGGAAAAACTAACATAAAGCAATTAATCTATCATGGAAAGGGAGGAACACAAGGTCTAGCTTGATCAATCAGTTCATTTTGTATAGGCAAGATGGtgttatacaaatatatatatgcataccTTACGAGCAAGCTTCTCCAACTTCTCTTGTTCCACTTTCTgccaaaattttcagaaaggtCAGCAGCAAAAATATGCaagaattttgtgattaaGAGAAATGACTTTGACcaaatattaagtaataaacCAAAATAACAGCCACGGTCTGATGGCTTATTCTTCCTTGTGATGAGAGATGCATGGGCGACCACAAGTAGAGTTCCAGaaatattatagtttattGTTTCTTGTGAAGAAACCAGTCACACATTTATCATTGTCATTAACTCTACTATATCATGATGTAACTCATTTTAACTTTCTGTCTGGAAGCATGTAAGTATTCAATATCTGAGCTAATTCCATAAACATCCATAGCAAACATCCCTGGCACTCGTCAACACCAAAGTTCATTGACATCTCCTATGGCAGGCTCTAAACTCAAATCCCCAGGAGACAGTAAAAGGAATAAGAATTTATTGAACTAACATGCAACCCATCTATTCAACAGATAATATCATTTGTAAGGGAAAAGGtgcaaaaggaaaagaagaagcaTGTGGACATCCTGTATTGATTACGAACTATGAAGCGAAACTGTTGAGTTGGATGATGTCATAGAAATACTTTTTACAagttataacaaatttaaaaggTAGAATATACTAACATTAGACAAGAACGAACTAGAATTACTAGTCACACGAATAAATGGTTAATGGTTATGACAGTAAATCAAGTATGAACTAACTATtacacaaagaagaaaaaaagagaagaacttaaagagaaacaaacaccAAATTGAATCTTCCTATCTGAATAGTGAAAGTGGCATATTGACTCTTAGGTGATTCATATCAGTGTCCATGTAATCTTACAGTTACCATAGTTGATACTCCCTCGAGACTGCTTACCAAGATTTAGAAACCACTTTCTTGCAGATAAATATTCATCAGTCAACCATTGTCATAATTTGCTGAAAACAGAAGCTATATTCAATATCAGTCTCATCAGTAAACCAGAAAACTATCATAGTGTAGACAACTTAAGAATGAACATATCGAGGAAATCAGTTGATTGTAAATATTTGGACAAACAGATCTACACTCATTCGGTATGAGCATCACCATTctcaaaa includes the following:
- the LOC105171039 gene encoding uncharacterized protein At2g27730, mitochondrial-like, with amino-acid sequence MATRIATRYISRRLSSSGKILSEEEKAAENVYIKKVEQEKLEKLARKGPKPDETPATSSGGSASVADAKPSGQTSSTPNVSTDKYRNYAVVAGIATIAAATGWYLRSSKTKPEEVQD